The following proteins are encoded in a genomic region of Cryptococcus tetragattii IND107 chromosome 4 map unlocalized Ctg15, whole genome shotgun sequence:
- a CDS encoding mitochondrial 37S ribosomal protein mS38  produces the protein MLVRRLYSSASSHPAPSALAHIPAPRPHTRGRIRPRLALPKAKKHATTTTTTTAASATLARPLRPLDTPGKGRKPRYTYSEPASASAQAQAQASSYPSVPEPPSSSIPHTPRLHFTHPVPALNHTNEFRPIYLYPEQFKLHHAFTHPAHPLPLHLGTKIYTSPTLPPQANEAGDDLFAPQSGMKLPSSEGMSALTEHLRVVSSQPVLVDAEMEHQLFGTPEMESSSITALLENKSASLKTRNEHEWQDVLAMMEGKAQGKTVAADGEKENVQVGSKDADLNQVVGELAGVLARLEMDGEDVSMDSVKRKRRKKISKHKHKKRRKATRALRKKLGK, from the exons ATGCTCGTCCGTCGTCTGTACTCCTCTGCGTCCTCACATCCGGCCCCCTCCGCGCTCGCGCACATCCCCGCGCCCAGACCACACACAAGGGGCAGGATCAGGCCTCGACTCGCGCTGCCCAAAGCTAAAAAGCACgctaccaccaccaccaccaccaccgccgccaGTGCCACTCTCGCCAGACCTCTCCGTCCCCTCGACACTCCCGGCAAGGGCCGCAAACCGCGATACACCTACTCCGAACCCGCCAGCGCGAGCGCCCAGGCCCAGGCCCAAGCGTCCAGCTACCCGTCCGTGCCCGAACCtccctcgtcctccatcCCGCACACGCCCCGTCTCCACTTTACCCACCCCGTCCCCGCGCTGAACCATACCAACGAATTCCGACCCATCTACCTCTACCCTGAGCAATTCAAGTTGCATCATGCGTTCACTCACCCTGCCCATCCCTTGCCGCTTCACCTCGGGACAAAGATCTACACATCCCCGACACTTCCGCCTCAAGCGAATGAAGCTGGGGACGATCTGTTTGCTCCGCAGTCCGGGATGAAGCTACCTTCTTCTGAGGGTATGAGTGCTCTAACGGAGCATCTGAGGGTAGTCAGCTCCCAGCCTGTCCTCGTTGACGCAGAGATGGAGCACCAGCTGTTCGGTACACCCGAAATGGAGTCCTCAAGTATCACCGCGTTACTCGAGAACAAGTCTGCGTCGCTCAAGACGCGGAATGAGCACGAGTGGCAGGATGTTTTGGCCATGATGGAGGGTAAGGCTCAGGGCAAGACCGTCGCCGCCGatggtgagaaggagaacgtGCAAGTGGGAAGCAAGGATGCGGATTTGAACCAAGTTGTGGGTGAACTTGCCGGTGTCCTGGCGAGActtgagatggatggggaagatgtgAGTATGGATAGtgtgaaaaggaagaggagaaagaagatttcaaagcacaagcacaagaagaggagaaag GCTACTAGGGCGTTGAGAAAGAAATTGGGTAAATAG